The Candidatus Pelagibacter sp. IMCC9063 genome has a window encoding:
- a CDS encoding DUF1365 domain-containing protein, with the protein MKDLYFYQVTIFHKRTKPFKNFFSHSYPAIMLNLEKYNVIEKKNFFSINKFNILSFHSKDHGARKKNANLLTWVKNTINKKYKLSESLTVYLLSVPRFLGYVFNPISIYFCIDNKKKLKFVIYEVKNTHHEQHCYVFKINKKNKIKHTAIKKMYVSPFLRSNMRYDFSLNSIFPCIGLKINANNESMQLLTGLKTKEISFSNMGLIKEIFKNLFFTQKIMLLIHFQAIKIFKKGKKFFFKAKKNKDTVSFHE; encoded by the coding sequence ATGAAAGATTTATATTTTTATCAAGTAACTATTTTTCATAAGCGAACTAAGCCTTTTAAAAATTTCTTTTCTCATTCTTATCCAGCGATAATGCTTAATTTGGAAAAATATAATGTAATTGAAAAAAAAAACTTTTTCTCAATTAATAAGTTTAATATTTTAAGCTTTCATTCAAAAGATCATGGAGCACGAAAAAAAAATGCTAATCTTTTAACCTGGGTAAAAAATACTATAAATAAAAAATATAAACTGAGTGAAAGTTTAACTGTTTACTTGTTGTCAGTGCCAAGATTTTTAGGATATGTTTTTAATCCCATATCTATTTACTTTTGCATTGATAATAAAAAAAAATTAAAATTTGTTATATATGAGGTTAAGAATACGCATCATGAGCAGCATTGCTACGTATTTAAGATTAATAAAAAAAATAAAATAAAACATACAGCAATTAAAAAAATGTATGTATCTCCATTTTTAAGATCTAACATGAGATATGATTTTAGTTTAAATAGTATTTTTCCATGTATAGGTCTTAAAATAAACGCTAACAACGAATCTATGCAATTATTAACTGGCCTTAAAACTAAAGAAATCTCTTTTTCTAACATGGGTCTTATAAAAGAAATTTTTAAAAATTTATTTTTTACTCAAAAAATTATGCTTCTGATTCATTTCCAAGCAATCAAAATTTTTAAAAAAGGAAAAAAATTTTTCTTTAAAGCCAAAAAAAATAAAGATACTGTTAGTTTTCATGAATAA